A single region of the Paramicrobacterium fandaimingii genome encodes:
- a CDS encoding SPFH domain-containing protein — protein sequence MGIIQAFTGALGGTFADQWKDIITAGHFTEYTVVAPGVYQQTNNGRGTNFKGSADVISNGSKIFVPENTAAFIFSRAGIEEVVTQAGGYEYWAGQPSVFSGDGFTSSIVQQTVDRFGYGGQTSDQKYLAFVNLREIRGLKFGTRGPMVYHDRFYGADLELLAFGTFSLRVVDAVAFVRNFLPANARYYAFDSAEARQQISSEFMQAFLVVVNSLSATHRISELPSQAGAIAELIADDDSALGSWITRYGLDVVQVGIESIEFSPESRELVKQYSANKMNLSAFEGISQQGSNVAAQQKVAQGVQDHGLGDGGGMLFGMNLAQAINPLTAAPAAPVVAPGAPAPSLSLDEQIEAVRKLKDLVDAGILSLDEFDVKKKEVMGL from the coding sequence GTGGGAATCATTCAGGCATTCACCGGCGCTCTCGGTGGGACTTTCGCGGATCAGTGGAAGGACATCATCACAGCCGGACACTTCACCGAGTACACGGTGGTCGCCCCGGGCGTTTATCAGCAGACCAACAACGGGCGCGGGACGAACTTTAAAGGTTCTGCTGACGTCATCTCCAACGGCTCGAAGATCTTTGTCCCCGAGAACACCGCTGCTTTCATCTTCAGCCGGGCGGGTATCGAGGAGGTTGTCACCCAAGCGGGCGGGTACGAGTATTGGGCGGGACAGCCGAGCGTCTTCAGCGGTGATGGTTTCACCTCCTCGATTGTGCAGCAGACCGTCGACCGCTTCGGCTACGGCGGGCAGACCTCGGATCAGAAGTACCTCGCCTTTGTTAACCTGCGCGAGATTCGCGGGCTCAAGTTTGGTACGCGCGGACCTATGGTCTACCACGACAGGTTCTATGGAGCCGACCTGGAGCTCCTGGCATTCGGTACATTCTCCCTACGCGTCGTCGATGCCGTCGCTTTCGTTCGGAACTTCCTACCTGCGAACGCACGCTATTACGCATTCGACAGTGCCGAGGCTCGCCAGCAAATCTCCTCCGAATTCATGCAGGCGTTCCTCGTCGTGGTCAACTCGCTTTCGGCGACGCATCGCATCTCCGAACTGCCCTCGCAGGCGGGGGCCATCGCCGAACTGATTGCCGACGACGACTCTGCGCTTGGCTCCTGGATAACACGGTACGGACTCGACGTAGTTCAGGTCGGTATCGAGAGCATCGAGTTCTCACCCGAGTCGCGGGAGCTTGTCAAGCAGTATTCCGCGAACAAGATGAACCTCTCGGCGTTCGAAGGCATATCACAGCAGGGATCGAACGTCGCCGCGCAGCAGAAGGTTGCGCAGGGAGTTCAGGATCACGGACTCGGCGATGGCGGCGGGATGCTGTTTGGCATGAACCTCGCCCAGGCGATCAACCCGCTGACGGCTGCACCGGCAGCGCCGGTTGTTGCTCCCGGCGCCCCTGCGCCGAGTCTGTCCCTCGATGAGCAGATCGAGGCCGTCAGGAAGCTGAAGGATTTGGTCGACGCGGGGATTCTGTCTCTGGACGAGTTCGACGTGAAGAAGAAGGAAGTCATGGGTCTTTGA
- a CDS encoding zinc-binding alcohol dehydrogenase family protein, with protein sequence MTTTTAIGYEKNLPITDPSALIEKDVEIPELGPHDLLVEVNAVSVNPVDVKLRAGASANGFRILGFDAAGIVRDIGSEVTLFIPGDEVFYAGTNDRAGSNQRLHAVDERSTGRKPATLSFADAASLPLTSITAWESLFDRLQLTEQSFGTLLIVGATGGVGSIMIQLVEALLPNVTVIATASSADRAAWVRQLGAEHAVNHRENMTAEVSAIAPDGVDWLFTAHSEAQIETYAEIVRPFGHIVAIDDGPRDVSPLKGKSIAWHWELMFTKPQYKTHDMIGQHQLLNEVARLVHQGRVRATTTRALSPITAATLREAHELVESGRVAGKIVLHDWA encoded by the coding sequence ATGACCACAACAACTGCCATCGGCTACGAGAAGAACTTGCCGATTACTGACCCGAGCGCACTCATCGAGAAGGACGTTGAGATACCCGAACTCGGCCCACACGACCTGCTTGTCGAAGTCAACGCTGTTTCGGTCAACCCCGTGGATGTCAAACTGCGAGCTGGCGCATCCGCCAACGGCTTTCGAATCCTCGGTTTCGATGCTGCGGGCATTGTGCGCGATATCGGATCTGAGGTGACGCTCTTCATCCCGGGTGATGAGGTGTTCTATGCAGGGACTAACGATCGCGCTGGCTCGAACCAGCGACTGCATGCCGTGGACGAGCGAAGCACCGGACGAAAGCCAGCTACGTTGTCGTTCGCTGACGCGGCCTCCCTTCCGCTGACCTCGATCACCGCGTGGGAAAGCCTGTTCGACCGGCTCCAGCTCACCGAGCAGTCGTTCGGAACGCTGCTGATCGTCGGAGCGACAGGCGGAGTCGGGTCGATCATGATCCAGCTCGTCGAAGCGCTGCTGCCGAACGTCACGGTAATTGCGACGGCTTCGAGCGCTGATCGCGCCGCTTGGGTGCGACAGCTCGGTGCTGAGCATGCGGTGAACCACAGGGAGAACATGACAGCTGAGGTTTCGGCCATCGCCCCGGACGGCGTGGACTGGCTCTTCACTGCCCACTCGGAAGCGCAGATCGAAACCTATGCCGAGATCGTGCGGCCATTCGGGCACATTGTTGCGATCGACGATGGCCCGCGTGATGTTTCGCCGTTGAAGGGCAAGAGCATCGCGTGGCACTGGGAACTCATGTTCACGAAGCCGCAATACAAGACTCACGACATGATCGGACAGCACCAGCTTCTGAACGAGGTGGCAAGGCTGGTGCATCAAGGTCGCGTTCGCGCCACCACGACGCGCGCTCTTTCTCCCATCACGGCAGCCACGCTTCGCGAGGCGCACGAGCTTGTCGAGAGCGGTCGGGTCGCGGGCAAGATCGTCCTTCACGACTGGGCGTAG
- a CDS encoding alpha/beta hydrolase encodes MALVKGKAMTLMTHRWTHAAAALAVGTLAVTTVTPAAADETDKTIEGFLADSTPYRFVVPEDWNGTVFVDLDFASGGPSESQQALIDDGAAYGGTTRDVTGWNLRGAVDNQIEALDAFAATAGVPSRAIAMGQSMGGMIAATTGELHPDRIDGVVAGCGGLSGTVSQWNQKLDTVFTLGQLIDPTLPVVDIPDDIEAARALWQGALAEAQQSPEGRARIALASAIGQLPAWSQSVEDPDPKDPRQYEAGWYGSLSGDPLPYIGQAMSSRKTSTEVFGGLPSWNVGIDYAEQLRKASAESRRVVKALYDEAGLSLKDDLATVNGAERIEADPDAVERFAASYEFTGDISVPTLTLNAVGDQISTVAQQSAYEQRVNRAGNAPLLRQTYVGSAGHCAFSDAEVVTAANVLLDRLDTGHWGGSTAVHHLNAAAEALDMGEARFLNYRPDRFNR; translated from the coding sequence ATGGCGTTGGTAAAGGGGAAGGCGATGACGCTTATGACGCACAGATGGACGCATGCCGCCGCTGCACTGGCAGTGGGAACGCTCGCTGTCACGACGGTCACGCCGGCAGCGGCCGACGAGACAGACAAGACGATCGAGGGGTTTCTCGCTGATTCCACCCCGTACCGCTTCGTCGTTCCGGAGGACTGGAACGGCACAGTGTTCGTCGACCTCGACTTCGCGTCAGGAGGCCCGTCCGAATCGCAGCAGGCGCTCATCGACGACGGCGCAGCCTACGGCGGAACGACACGCGACGTGACCGGCTGGAATCTGCGGGGTGCGGTCGACAACCAGATCGAGGCCTTGGATGCGTTTGCCGCCACAGCCGGCGTGCCGTCGAGGGCGATTGCGATGGGGCAGTCGATGGGCGGCATGATCGCCGCGACGACAGGCGAGCTGCATCCCGATCGCATCGACGGCGTCGTCGCTGGATGCGGCGGCCTCTCGGGCACCGTTTCGCAGTGGAACCAGAAGCTCGACACGGTGTTCACTCTCGGGCAGCTCATCGATCCGACCCTCCCCGTCGTCGACATCCCCGACGACATCGAAGCAGCCCGTGCCCTGTGGCAAGGTGCCCTCGCCGAAGCGCAGCAGTCGCCAGAGGGCCGCGCGCGCATTGCGCTCGCTTCCGCCATCGGCCAGTTGCCCGCCTGGTCGCAAAGCGTTGAAGATCCCGATCCGAAGGATCCGCGCCAGTACGAGGCAGGCTGGTACGGCTCCCTCTCCGGTGACCCGCTGCCATACATCGGTCAGGCGATGAGCAGTCGCAAGACGAGCACCGAGGTGTTCGGCGGACTCCCCTCGTGGAATGTCGGCATTGACTACGCAGAGCAGCTGCGCAAGGCGTCGGCCGAGTCGCGCCGCGTCGTGAAGGCGCTGTACGACGAGGCGGGGCTCTCCCTCAAGGACGACCTCGCGACAGTCAATGGTGCAGAGCGAATCGAGGCCGACCCCGATGCGGTGGAGCGCTTCGCCGCAAGCTATGAGTTCACGGGCGACATCTCTGTTCCCACCCTCACGCTGAACGCCGTGGGCGATCAGATCTCAACGGTCGCCCAGCAATCCGCATACGAACAGCGCGTGAATCGGGCCGGCAACGCACCGCTCCTTCGCCAGACCTACGTCGGTTCCGCCGGCCACTGTGCATTCAGTGACGCCGAGGTGGTCACCGCAGCGAACGTGCTCCTCGACCGCCTCGACACGGGACACTGGGGCGGCTCCACTGCGGTTCACCATCTGAACGCAGCTGCAGAGGCACTCGACATGGGCGAGGCACGGTTCCTCAATTACCGCCCCGACCGCTTCAACCGGTGA
- a CDS encoding cytochrome P450, whose product MEDDFDLTADDNPVAAHAMYAQLREECPVAYSSAYGGFYALTRYDDVKAAAMDPVTFISSVRAVVPSDPRGLRRPPLNFDAPAHTPFRRALERTLQRSRLERLEPALSEHARRALRPLLETGEGDIATGFGVQFPAWVTTEWLNLEPHIAPHLADTSFAWITAWREQDGETTTAMSERMYDIARDLVRRRREEPLPVEEDPASSLLAERIDGEPLTDEHLVGCLRQSLVVGMVAPPILLGSTLRHLSEDTDLQDRLRRDPALIPAAIEEFLRLYAPYRGFARTASKPTDVRGRTIPVGVPVTLPYAAANRDPRVFADPDTFILGRENVAKHLGFGRGPHRCVGMPLARMAIRVALEELLAATDVFSTHGPYTYARMPEVGLTSVPVTVRASGSIHGASRAPDFPLEDVSR is encoded by the coding sequence GTGGAAGACGACTTCGACCTGACGGCGGATGACAATCCGGTGGCGGCCCACGCGATGTATGCGCAGTTGCGCGAGGAGTGCCCCGTCGCGTACTCATCGGCATACGGTGGCTTCTACGCTCTCACCCGCTACGACGACGTGAAAGCGGCAGCCATGGATCCGGTCACCTTCATCTCGTCTGTGCGCGCTGTGGTTCCGAGCGACCCGCGGGGTCTGAGGCGCCCGCCGCTGAACTTCGATGCCCCGGCTCACACTCCGTTTCGCCGCGCACTCGAGCGCACACTGCAGCGATCGCGCCTCGAACGTCTCGAGCCCGCTCTCAGCGAACATGCGCGGCGGGCGTTGCGCCCGCTCCTCGAGACGGGTGAGGGCGACATCGCCACCGGCTTCGGCGTGCAGTTTCCGGCCTGGGTCACCACCGAGTGGCTCAACTTGGAACCACACATCGCGCCACATCTCGCCGATACCTCGTTTGCCTGGATCACCGCCTGGCGCGAGCAGGATGGCGAGACCACGACGGCGATGAGCGAGAGGATGTACGACATCGCACGCGATCTCGTGCGTCGCAGACGCGAAGAGCCGCTCCCCGTCGAGGAGGATCCTGCGAGCTCGCTGCTTGCCGAGCGCATTGACGGCGAACCGCTGACAGACGAGCATCTCGTCGGATGCCTGCGCCAGAGCCTCGTCGTCGGAATGGTTGCACCGCCCATCCTGCTCGGTTCGACACTGCGCCATCTCTCGGAGGACACCGACCTGCAGGATCGGCTGCGAAGAGATCCCGCGCTGATCCCGGCCGCAATCGAGGAGTTTCTGCGACTGTACGCGCCGTATCGCGGGTTCGCGCGCACCGCGTCGAAGCCGACCGACGTCCGCGGCAGAACGATCCCCGTTGGCGTTCCCGTGACTCTCCCCTACGCGGCGGCGAATCGGGATCCGCGCGTGTTCGCAGACCCCGATACCTTCATCCTCGGGCGTGAGAACGTCGCCAAACACCTCGGATTCGGTCGCGGACCGCACCGATGCGTCGGCATGCCGCTCGCCCGCATGGCGATCCGCGTTGCGCTTGAGGAACTGCTTGCCGCTACCGATGTCTTCTCCACCCACGGGCCCTACACCTATGCGCGGATGCCCGAGGTCGGTCTCACGTCGGTGCCGGTAACGGTGCGCGCAAGCGGGTCTATCCACGGGGCCTCGCGCGCCCCAGACTTCCCGCTCGAGGACGTCAGCAGATGA
- a CDS encoding ABC transporter permease, with translation MPVGTVPTRPARRAPRPFLIVSIALAVAAGLLGVVPLAAVGIGAFAEGSAMLDALAEEDVVGLLRNTLIVVSVSTVFALLIGAGLAWVNERTDAGMGIVTEAMPLLPFMLPPIAGSIGWVLLLAPTAGFFNGILRGALEFLGIHLDQGPFNIYSWYGLIIVYTIYAVPYAFMLCTTGLRNMDPALEEQSRVSGSSLGRTLRTVTLPAMLPSILGSTMLILMSSFGLFSIPSVIGRGAEIPILSTRIVHLLNFTYPAETGAAIGLSLILVAFVAVIWWLQAATLKKGRFATIGGKGQRASKIRLRKARPWVRGFVIAYIFFTTVAPLLALLIVSLNGFWTLNIDWSALSLDAFFSALIEDRSTRSALINSLTYGAIGSVIGIIVVAVASLWIVRSNGRFARIVDGAIKFPAMLSHLIIAVGVVLAFAGPPFNLGGTAIIMIGAYIALYLPQASITTDTAVAQIGKELPEASRVAGAGEAKTISRIFFPLMAPALIIGWSMLFVRMVGDLTASSILAGTRNNVIGFRILEIYQNGSYAELAAISTFLTLVSAVIVIGVLIIARRLSRWNNTSGDT, from the coding sequence ATGCCGGTCGGCACCGTTCCGACCCGGCCCGCACGCCGGGCCCCCCGCCCGTTCCTCATCGTCTCAATCGCGCTCGCCGTCGCCGCCGGCCTGCTCGGCGTCGTGCCACTGGCCGCCGTCGGAATCGGCGCATTCGCGGAGGGGTCGGCGATGCTCGACGCGCTCGCCGAGGAAGACGTCGTCGGTCTGCTGCGGAACACCCTGATCGTTGTGAGCGTCAGCACGGTCTTCGCCCTACTCATCGGCGCCGGACTTGCCTGGGTGAACGAACGCACCGACGCGGGAATGGGAATTGTCACGGAGGCGATGCCGCTGCTGCCGTTCATGCTTCCGCCGATCGCGGGATCAATCGGCTGGGTGCTGCTCCTGGCCCCGACGGCCGGCTTCTTCAACGGCATCTTGCGCGGCGCACTTGAATTTCTCGGCATCCATCTTGATCAGGGTCCCTTCAACATCTATAGCTGGTACGGGCTCATCATCGTGTACACGATCTATGCCGTGCCCTACGCATTCATGCTGTGCACGACAGGTCTGCGCAATATGGACCCCGCGCTCGAGGAGCAGAGCCGGGTCAGCGGATCGTCTCTCGGTCGTACCCTGCGCACCGTGACGCTTCCCGCGATGCTGCCGAGCATTCTCGGTTCGACCATGTTGATTCTGATGAGCAGCTTCGGCCTGTTCTCGATTCCGAGCGTGATCGGGCGCGGCGCGGAGATTCCGATCCTGTCGACACGGATCGTGCACCTTCTCAATTTCACCTACCCGGCAGAGACGGGTGCCGCCATCGGCCTCAGCCTCATTCTCGTTGCGTTCGTTGCGGTGATCTGGTGGCTGCAGGCCGCCACGCTCAAGAAGGGGCGCTTTGCGACGATCGGCGGCAAGGGCCAGCGTGCGTCGAAGATCCGACTCAGGAAGGCTCGTCCGTGGGTGCGGGGCTTCGTGATCGCCTACATCTTCTTCACGACCGTGGCGCCGCTGCTCGCGCTCCTCATCGTGTCGCTGAACGGCTTCTGGACGCTCAACATCGACTGGTCCGCCCTCAGTTTGGATGCGTTCTTCAGCGCACTCATCGAGGATCGCTCAACGCGGAGTGCGCTGATCAACAGCCTGACGTACGGCGCAATCGGATCCGTCATCGGCATCATCGTCGTCGCCGTGGCGTCGCTGTGGATCGTGCGTTCGAACGGCCGGTTCGCGCGCATTGTGGACGGTGCGATCAAGTTCCCCGCGATGCTTTCGCACCTCATCATCGCCGTGGGCGTTGTGCTCGCTTTCGCTGGCCCGCCGTTCAACCTCGGTGGTACGGCGATCATTATGATCGGTGCCTATATCGCCCTCTATCTTCCCCAAGCATCGATCACGACAGATACGGCTGTCGCACAGATCGGCAAGGAGCTCCCGGAGGCGTCGCGCGTCGCCGGAGCTGGAGAAGCGAAGACCATCAGTCGAATCTTCTTCCCCCTGATGGCCCCGGCGCTCATCATCGGCTGGTCGATGCTGTTCGTGCGAATGGTCGGTGATCTGACGGCATCGTCGATCCTCGCGGGCACCCGCAATAACGTCATCGGATTTCGCATCCTCGAGATCTATCAGAACGGGTCATACGCCGAGCTCGCAGCGATCTCGACGTTCCTCACCCTCGTCAGCGCCGTCATCGTGATCGGCGTCCTTATCATTGCGCGGCGCCTATCGCGCTGGAACAACACCTCTGGAGACACGTGA
- a CDS encoding ABC transporter ATP-binding protein translates to MTQMTKQNSDVPATDSVGEQAQPVVQLRNVVKRFRRADGSVANAIDGVSIDVMPGEFLVLLGPSGCGKTTLLRTIAGLELADEGEIDVHGTTVLSVPRKIELPPEKRHLSMIFQSYALWPHLTVFDNVAYPLRSRGRRLPKSEIAAKVNRVLGLVGVENLGGQYPGQMSGGQQQRVALARALVDGGNLVLFDEPLSNVDAKVRETLRRELLEMQRTLGFAAVYVTHDQNEAMELAHRVAVMGGGKVRQLGPPADIYSHPVDRYVANFIGTTNEIPATVRAIDGNRVGIDTPAGQALGVAADTHLTPGDAVIACFRPEYGQVQNAEKAANNVWSGIVERVLFLGQTSETIMRLGGTDQYLRLTSLGEPEHGEGDDITITIPEHRLRIMRAEGEKAQ, encoded by the coding sequence ATGACGCAGATGACAAAGCAGAATTCCGACGTGCCGGCCACAGACTCGGTGGGCGAGCAGGCGCAGCCCGTCGTGCAGCTGCGCAATGTCGTCAAGCGGTTCCGACGCGCAGACGGATCTGTCGCCAATGCGATCGACGGCGTCTCGATCGACGTGATGCCTGGCGAGTTTCTCGTATTGCTCGGCCCGTCTGGGTGCGGGAAGACGACGCTGCTGCGCACCATCGCCGGGCTGGAGCTGGCGGACGAGGGTGAGATTGATGTGCACGGTACGACGGTGCTCTCGGTGCCGCGCAAAATCGAGCTGCCACCCGAAAAGCGCCACCTCAGCATGATCTTTCAGTCTTACGCTCTGTGGCCGCACCTGACCGTTTTCGACAACGTCGCATACCCGCTGCGCAGCCGCGGCAGACGGCTGCCGAAGAGCGAGATCGCGGCGAAGGTCAATCGCGTCCTCGGTCTCGTGGGCGTGGAGAATCTCGGAGGTCAGTACCCCGGCCAGATGTCGGGCGGGCAGCAACAGCGTGTCGCACTCGCTCGCGCCCTCGTCGACGGAGGAAACCTCGTGCTCTTCGACGAGCCACTGTCGAATGTCGACGCAAAGGTTCGCGAGACGCTGCGACGCGAACTGCTCGAGATGCAGCGCACGCTCGGCTTCGCTGCCGTCTACGTGACGCACGACCAGAACGAAGCAATGGAATTGGCCCACCGCGTGGCAGTGATGGGGGGAGGGAAAGTGCGCCAGCTTGGGCCGCCCGCTGACATCTATTCGCACCCCGTCGATAGATACGTTGCGAACTTCATCGGCACCACCAACGAGATTCCGGCGACCGTACGAGCGATCGACGGCAACCGTGTTGGGATCGATACCCCCGCCGGCCAAGCACTGGGCGTGGCCGCCGATACCCATCTCACGCCAGGGGACGCCGTGATTGCCTGCTTCCGTCCCGAATACGGTCAGGTTCAGAACGCGGAGAAGGCGGCCAACAATGTGTGGTCGGGAATCGTCGAACGGGTGCTGTTCCTCGGGCAGACGAGCGAGACCATCATGCGTCTCGGCGGTACGGACCAATACCTGAGATTGACGAGCCTCGGCGAGCCCGAGCACGGCGAAGGAGACGACATCACGATCACAATCCCCGAGCATCGGCTGCGCATCATGCGCGCCGAGGGAGAGAAGGCGCAATGA
- a CDS encoding cytochrome P450, which yields MTTIDANRRDDRRFDNDFDPVRDGETFTSAHEEFRALRERHGGLTRSQEYDGFWAAVGYDEVLSVISDIERFTTRKQNAIPKFAFTGVRPPLHLDPPEHTEYRRVINRFFTPPRMRALEPAVRKAATTLFDPLLSERWVDVCKQYAHRFPAYVFAEFFNLDVATSEEIKNVSGTYVDAIQMLDHDTVKSLSGRLYDIAQGIIDERKFGDYNPDDDLTAGLLAAEHKGEPLPDAMILGCVRQLIVTGMVAPSVFTGNMFVHLARDPELQSQLREKPSLIPDAVEEMLRLYSPYRGMARTARVDTELAGVALKKDDPIALVYTSANRDESVFPDGERFILNRPNITKHIAFGRGTHSCPGAPLARMMMRVTLEEALARTSGWSLTVEPEMAIWAEWGTRSVPLDFVRA from the coding sequence ATGACGACGATCGACGCGAACCGCCGAGACGACCGCCGATTCGACAACGACTTCGATCCGGTACGAGACGGCGAGACCTTCACGAGCGCCCACGAGGAGTTCCGCGCGCTGCGTGAGCGGCACGGCGGCCTCACGCGCTCTCAGGAGTACGACGGGTTCTGGGCGGCTGTCGGATACGACGAAGTGCTGAGCGTTATCAGCGACATCGAGCGCTTCACAACGCGCAAGCAGAACGCGATCCCGAAGTTCGCCTTCACGGGCGTGCGCCCGCCCCTCCACCTCGATCCTCCCGAGCATACGGAGTATCGACGGGTGATCAACCGCTTCTTCACACCACCTCGCATGCGGGCGCTCGAGCCGGCTGTGCGGAAGGCCGCCACGACTCTCTTCGATCCGCTGCTCTCAGAGCGGTGGGTCGACGTGTGCAAGCAGTACGCGCACCGGTTTCCCGCATACGTCTTCGCCGAGTTCTTCAACCTCGACGTCGCCACGAGCGAAGAGATCAAGAATGTCAGCGGCACCTACGTCGATGCGATCCAGATGCTCGACCACGACACCGTCAAATCGCTCAGCGGGCGCCTCTATGACATTGCGCAGGGAATCATCGACGAGCGAAAGTTTGGCGACTACAACCCCGATGATGATCTCACCGCGGGACTGCTTGCGGCTGAGCACAAAGGGGAGCCGCTGCCGGACGCCATGATCCTCGGCTGCGTCCGCCAGCTGATCGTGACGGGAATGGTCGCGCCGAGCGTATTCACGGGCAACATGTTCGTACACTTGGCGCGCGATCCGGAGTTGCAGAGCCAGCTCCGCGAGAAGCCATCGTTGATTCCGGATGCGGTTGAGGAGATGTTGCGTCTGTACTCTCCGTACCGCGGCATGGCGCGTACGGCACGCGTCGATACCGAGCTCGCGGGGGTCGCTCTCAAGAAGGACGACCCGATCGCCCTGGTCTACACCTCGGCAAACCGTGACGAGAGCGTCTTCCCCGACGGCGAACGCTTCATACTGAACCGCCCGAACATCACGAAGCACATTGCGTTCGGCCGCGGAACGCACAGCTGCCCTGGTGCGCCGCTGGCGCGCATGATGATGCGTGTCACGCTTGAGGAGGCGCTCGCGCGAACGTCGGGGTGGAGCCTCACAGTCGAGCCGGAGATGGCGATCTGGGCGGAGTGGGGCACGCGCTCGGTGCCGCTCGATTTCGTTAGGGCCTGA
- a CDS encoding ABC transporter substrate-binding protein, protein MRRLASAAAIITVAALTLVGCSGDQAGNEDVSTGNAALDELITAAQEEGSLVFYLTPPEQTGQELADLFAEKYGIDAQFVRMTGGELASRYSAEVDAGAPAADLVIPSYGEFVDIGIDEGWLTGLDEADIPEYKDFPEEGKIDGGRTAVVQFAPSALSWNTEALGDLPAPETFADLADPQYKGELLLTDPSSSQAYLQFWTMVADEYGMETVEAIADNAVRLYNSVVPMTEALGAGEGSVTGPNVGQVVTGAAEAGAPVEVAVPSLTTGPEIVMAISTDAQSPNAARLFAHFVLSEEAQEIINGAPGNISAYDYDEMPADYVRIDRDKALENEQAILDAFGI, encoded by the coding sequence ATGAGGCGATTAGCATCCGCGGCGGCAATCATCACCGTCGCCGCACTTACACTCGTCGGCTGTTCCGGCGATCAGGCCGGAAATGAAGACGTATCCACGGGAAACGCGGCGCTCGACGAGCTCATCACCGCGGCTCAGGAGGAAGGCTCTCTTGTCTTCTACTTGACGCCCCCCGAGCAGACGGGACAAGAGCTCGCAGATCTCTTCGCCGAGAAGTACGGGATCGACGCGCAGTTTGTCCGCATGACCGGCGGCGAGCTCGCGTCCCGGTACAGCGCGGAGGTCGATGCGGGGGCGCCCGCCGCCGACCTCGTGATTCCGAGCTACGGCGAGTTCGTCGACATTGGAATCGACGAGGGATGGCTCACGGGCCTCGATGAGGCAGACATCCCGGAATACAAGGACTTTCCAGAAGAGGGCAAGATCGACGGAGGCCGCACTGCCGTCGTGCAGTTTGCCCCGAGCGCCCTGTCGTGGAACACCGAGGCGTTGGGCGACCTTCCGGCCCCCGAAACGTTCGCCGACCTCGCCGATCCCCAGTACAAGGGAGAGCTTCTCCTCACGGATCCGTCATCGTCGCAGGCGTACCTGCAGTTCTGGACGATGGTCGCCGACGAGTACGGCATGGAGACCGTCGAGGCGATCGCCGACAATGCTGTGCGACTCTACAACTCGGTCGTGCCGATGACCGAGGCACTCGGAGCAGGAGAAGGCTCCGTGACGGGACCCAACGTCGGGCAGGTGGTCACGGGTGCGGCCGAAGCCGGAGCGCCCGTGGAGGTAGCTGTCCCCAGCCTCACGACCGGGCCGGAGATCGTCATGGCGATCTCGACGGATGCACAGAGCCCGAACGCCGCGCGCCTGTTCGCACACTTCGTGCTGTCTGAGGAGGCACAGGAGATCATCAACGGCGCGCCCGGCAACATCTCGGCGTACGACTACGACGAGATGCCCGCCGACTACGTGCGAATCGACCGCGACAAGGCACTCGAGAACGAGCAGGCGATCCTCGACGCGTTCGGCATCTGA